A window of Eucalyptus grandis isolate ANBG69807.140 chromosome 4, ASM1654582v1, whole genome shotgun sequence genomic DNA:
TCTTACTGGGAATATCTATGAACTAGAGACAATGAACAAGTTGGCTCATTGACTCCTATATAAGTTGATCTGAGGTGCTAATGCTTACCATCACAAAGACATTAAGCAAAAGCAATATGAGGATATCCGTAGTGAAAtactccatcttcttccttgtccTCGTTAAATTTTCACCTGTTTTTGCGACAAGAACATTCAAAGAGAATGAACCCTGCAAGAGAGTGTACTCTACTACCATGACATCCTCTTTGGAGGCAATGATACGGCCAACGCTGAAGGATTTTGATGAACAGAACAATGAATGGAAGCAAGAAGGAAAGATGATTCAGAGAGTAAAATTCGTCTATTATTGAACCGAGTGCTCTGTTTCAATGAATAAGAAGGTACATCCTCTTGCCTTTCTCTTATCAGCTTTTATCTCTTTGAAGTGCTCTAAAGGCGAATGAAAACTAACTAGCTTAACGGTACTAACAAACTAACTGAATTAAAGAACGAGTTTGActttacaaattgaaaattgaaaaccgATTTCTCAAAGGTAAATCAATTTCACGAATTCTGTAATCTCGTTGTTAACTTCTCTGTTTTCATCAGCTTTCTTATTGCTGCTACTTGAACTCACTTTCaccttcttcatttcctctgttcttgaagtcttctttcttctttcctctgtttctatCAGCACCCATATCTTGTGTTATACtcttaacatcccccctcaaattggtaGGAGGTAGTATACCGATACCCAATTTGATCCGTAGAGTAGAATGTGTGAGCCGTGTTAAGGCTTTAGTGAAAATGTCAGCAAGTTGACATTTGCTCGGAACATATTGAACTCGAAGAGAACCAGAAGAAACTTTCTCACGGACAAAGTGGAAGTCgacttcaatatgtttggtgCGAGCATGGAGAACAGGATTTCTTTGTGAGTGAGATAGCGGGACGATTGTCACAAAGAGAAGAGTTGGAGAATGCAAAGGTTGGCCAATATCACGGAGAACAAAACTAATCCAAGTTAGATCGTGTAGCCGAGGCAAGTGCTCTATATTCGGCTTCGGTGGAGGAGCGAGAGACGATGATTGTTTCTTAGTTGCCCATGAAATGAGATTTGATCCAAGAAAGGTACAAGTAACCGGTTGTTGATCGTCGGGTCTCTACACGGCCAGCCCGATGCATCGAGAAGCCATATAAATGCATAGAGTGTGGGAACGAATGAAGAGGCCAAGATGAATTGTGCCTTTAACATACCGAAGGACCCTTTTTAATCGATGAAGATCGCCTACGATAGGTGTTGCATTTTTCGGCATAATATATTTGTGGCAAAAGCAAGATCGGGGACGTGTTATAGTCAAATATTGTAATCCACCAACTAAACTTCGATATTCAACTTGGATTGGAGAGAAGGGTGTGATCGTTTTGAGGATAACGGATTTGCGGGACAAGGGAGTGGAGATTGGTTTACAGTCGACCATGTGTGCTCGTTTGAGTAGGTCAAGAGCATATTTAGTTTGACACAAAAACAGTTTTGTAGTGGTACGTTTTGCTTCAATTCCTAAGAAGTAGTGAAGATggccaagatctttcatatgaaaGTGAAGACCGAGAGACCGAATCGAGACTATGTAGTAATGTGTCGATTTGCCAGTCAAGATAATGTCGTCCACATATAATAGCAGCGGGACTATCTCTTGGCCATTTCTCAATATAAAGAGAGATGGATCCGTGGTACTACGAAGAAACCAACTTCAAGGAGGAAGTTGCTGAACTTATCGAACCGGGCACGTGGTGCTTGGCGAAGCCCATAAAGGGACTTCTTAAGAAGACAGACATGCTGAGATTTGTGTGGATGAACAAAGCCAGAGGCTTGCATATAGACTGTTTCATTCAAGTtgccatgaagaaatgcatttttcacatcaagttgATGGATCGCCAGTCGTACTATTGCAACCGAGAGCACAATGCGGATAGTGGCATGCTTGACAACGGGGCTAAATGTTTTGTAAAATCCACTCCTTCTTCGATGAAAGCCCTTGGCTACTAACCGAGCCTTTAGACGATCAAGGCGCCATCGGTGCAAGTTTTGTCTTGTATACCCACTTGCAACCAATAACATTCATCCGGCTAGTGCGAGGAACTAGTATCCAAGTCTGATTTTCATCTAAtgcatccatttcatctttcATGGCTCTATACAGCCTTGATCGCTAGTGCAGATTTAAGTGAGCGTGGCTCGGGAGGCACTTGATATTCAGCTAAGCAGGCATATCGAGGATTGATCTTTACAATGCCGATTTGGAtctagtttgcataggatgaGTAGATGATATGTGTGATGAGATAattggggaagaagaagttCGAGCAATGATAGGATCACCTGGTGATTCAGTGGTGGAGATAGAAGCTCCTAATTCTGCAGAGTTAGTTCGAGACAAATGATCCAAAGAAGAGGTTGAGGAGGATGCTGAATTTAAAGAATCAGCAGATGTTATGGGCAATGGAGATGAAGACAAGGCTGAATGTGATTCTGAACTAGGAGAGTCCTGTAAGTGAGCTGCAGTGATGATGTTGTTGTTCTGTAAATGGTTTGTACGTTCATATAATGTGGATTGTTTGCCTTCTTCATTTGGAGAGTTGAAGAATTGAGCTTCCTTTGTCCACAGTTGATATAGTTTTGTATGATGAGGATAGTCTGCTGTCAGTTTCTGAGTAAATGGAAAGAAACTTTCATCAAATACAACATGGCGACTAATGTATATATGACCAGTGGTGGGAATAAGACACCGATATCCCTTATGGCGATCATGTAACCTAAGAATACACAAGTAAGAGATCTTGGATCAAACTTGTTTTGTGCATAGGGTCGAGACATGGATAGCATGCACACCCAAAGATCCTGAGATGATCATAACTTGGTTGTTGCTGATATAGCATAGTGTAGGGCGACTTCATTTGTAACTTTGGAGTGGGAAGTAGATTAACCAAGTAGTTTGCTGTTATAAATGCATCAACCCAAAACTTTAAAGGAAGTCTTGCATGATAAAGCATAGCCAGACCAATCTCaataatgtgtcgatgtttTCTTTCGGATATGCCATTCTGTTCAGGTGTGTAAGGACAGGACAGACGTTGTTGAATTCCACAATTCTGTAGATGAGACTTGAATTTGTGGCTGATGaattctcctccaccatcacattgGAAGACCTTGATTCTACAATCAAACGATTTTCTACTAACTTCTGAAACATGAGAAAGACATTATAGAAATCGACTTTAGTTTCAGCGGATAAAGCCAGCCTAAATCGAGAGAAGTTgtccacaaaaatcacataatacTTGAAGTGCTGAAATGAATTAACTGGAGAAGGTCCCCGGATGTCACAATGAATCTGTTCTAAGGGTCTAGAAGCTACTGAGTCGATAATGGGAAGGGTAAAGGTGCTCTTAGCTATTTTACAACTCCCGCATATAGATCTGCAGCTTTGTATTGGGTGAATTAACTCGATTCTTCATGTACTCCAAGACCTTCAAGTTCGTGTGGGCTAAACGTTGGTGCCACACATCTTCTCCAACGTCCGTGTTTTTGAGTAAAGAGGACTTACGTAACACGAGGGTCTACTCGGTAGAGTCCATTAACTTTCCTTCCGAGCATCTTGATTTCGCTGGATGAGTGATCCTTTATATATACACCGATTTTGTCAAAGACAAACGAGCAAGGATAATCATCGGTTAATTTTGAGCGACGagaagatttttcttaatttcggaACAATTAACACATCATTCAAAGGTAAAGTATCCACTTTGTAGTAGGTAGTAAGGCATCACCAATATGAGTAATAGGTAAGCATAAGCCATTACCAATCATAACGGTATCATTACCAATGTGTTTAGAGGAATTGTGAAGAATACCAGCATTAGCAAAGTGATGTGAGCTGTTGCGCCGGTGAAACTGGATACCATTCACGCCACCTGGTTCTTCAAGATGCATTCTTTGCTAGTGCTGTTGGTATTTCCTCGGCTTGATAAGAGTTGTCGAATCTATACCAACAGTGAAGAGCATCATGTCCAGGACGTTTGCAGATCTGACACTCTAATCGAGTGTTTTCTGTCACTCTATTTTCCTGCAGATTTTTATGAAGGGTTAGATTTGATGAGTTAGAGGGATATGTCTTGATATCTGGATTTCTTTGTGTGGAACCAGCATACGGTCTAAAACCTTGACCAGAACCAATGCCAGGGATAGTGTTGAATTGCTTGAACTGTTGTTCCCCTTGATCATAACTTGGATTATTTCGTCCGTAGCTTATACTTCTACCGAGAATATCCATAGCTGCGATATCGATTATTAAATGGACGTCCTCTTCCATAACTCCCGCCTCCACGAATATATCCTCTTGGTCCTCCAAAACCGACATTTTGTGTCTTTGGTTCTCTGTCAAAAACTTCTCTTTGTAGAAGTTCGTTTTCCTTTGGCCATAATAGGCTAGATTAGGACCGATCCGATTTGACGAGTAGTTCGTAATCTTGCTTCAAATCTCTCCAAATGTGATATCACCTCATCATATTCAGGTTGTGGTTTTAAGCAATATATTGTggtcttaaaactttcatacTCGGACCCTAAACCTTCCAAAACTCCAAacaattttgttatttcatcaACGAGGTTTCCCTATGGCCTTGAGTTGATCACGAGATAGACTTGTATTCCCTAAGATATATAGCCAAAGCTCGATCACGTTTCTGACATCCTTGCAACTTCCCTCTTAACTCAAATTCTCTGGCCACAGACTTTTGTGTGAATCGGTTAAGTAGTGTCTGCCAAACTTCAAACGCAGTATCTAAACCAATTATTAGGCTAAGTATGTTCTCTAAGACAGCACCACTAATCCATGACGACACAAGTTGATCTGTCTTAATCCAATCATTGTAATCAGGGTTTATAATTTCAGTACCCTGTTCTTCTCCTTCAATTTGCAATGATTTGGCAGGTGGTGGACTTTCTCCACTAACAAAACCGAACAGATCTTGACTTCTTAAAAACCTATGGCGAGcttgccaaagaagaaaattttcttcgGCTAATTTGATGGTAACAAAGTTTGAGATGTTAACATGAATAGGGAATGGATACTTCGCATCCTTGCTGCCATTTTCACACTCGATTCTTGAGGATTCTTTATTACCGAAACTAATCCCCTACCGATTTTGCGGAACGAGAGAACGAGTTGTGATTCTATTACCGATGATGATAAGAACTTGATTTAGAAGAAGAAACaactctttgttcttctttAGTATTGAAAACCGATTTCGCGGATCCTCAAATGACGAGTACATACCACCATCAACATCAGAAGACAGCAATCGATGAAGCTTCAATCTGCTGTAGATTCATCATCTTTTCATTGAGAAGAAGATGGATTCATACTCTCAGGAAGACTGCTCACCATCAACACCAGAAGACAGCAATCGATGAAGCTTCAATCTGCTGTAGATTCATCATCTTTTCATTGAGAAGAAGGTGGATTCATACCCTCAGGAAgactgctctgataccatgaaggaTTTTGATGAACAGAACAATGAATGGAAGCAAGAAGGAAAGATGATTCTGAGAGTAAAATTCGTCTATTATTGAACCGAGTGCTCTGTTTCAATGAATAAGAAGGTACATCCTCTTGCCTTTCTCTTATCGGCTTTTATATCCATTTGAAGTGCTCTAAATCGAATGAAAACTAACTAGCTTAACGGTACTAACAAACTAACTGAATTAAAGAACGAGTTTGActttacaaattgaaaattgaaaaccgATTTCTCAAAGGTAAATCAATTTCACGAAGTCGTAATCTACGTTGTTAACTTCTCTGTTTTCATCAGCTTTCTTATTGCTGCTACCGAACTCACTTTCaccttcttcatttcctctcgTTCTTgaagtcttctttcttctttcctctgtttctatCAGCACCCATATCTTGTGTTATACTCTTAACAAACGCGACATCTGCGCGGGCGACCAACGGGACCGGGTTAGGCAAATTCGTGCTTGGCATGTTGGTCGTGTTCGACGACCCAATCACAAAAGACCAGCACCTACACTCAACCCCGGTGGCGCGGGCCCAGGGTTTCTACTTCTACGATATGAAGACCACTTACAATGCCTGGTTCGCATACACGTTGGTGTTCAACTCGACCGAGTACAAGGGCACGATGAACATTATGGGGGCAGACATGATGATGGAGAAGACTAGGGATCTCTCCGTCGTCGGAGGCACGGGCGATTTCTTCATGGCTAGAGGAATCGCGACATTTCAGACTGATGAAGTCGAAGGGTTCAAATATTTTCGCTTGAAGATGGATATCAAGTTGTATGAATGTTACTAGAAGGAAAAATAGTCAGTCCCTTATGCGTCTAGTTGTGTGAATCTTATTTCTACTTAGTAAGTGCTTTTCTTGTGCCTTAGGCGTTTTCATAAAGACACCGCAACTTTTCCTTGTGTTAAGATCGTCAGAACATCTAAATTAGCACTTCTATCATGCTCGAACTCCCCCTCTTTTTATCACAGCATCCCCCTCTTTCATGTCTAAATGGACCTTCTATGTCTTCTGAAGTAGGCAATTTCACATAGCTACCAAAATTTTCTAACTTGATCAATTATATTGAATGGACATAAGCTGTCCAATCCATGTGTGTGTGACATTTCATCGCTTCTTTCTTCCGTTACTTGTGCATAATTGGCTTGGCAAATGCCATTGACACTATTTGTTGACGGGACATTTCTATGGCACACCTGATGTGTATTTGATAATCTTGGAATAGGTCATGGTAATTGAATGCAAAAATGTCATAACACATCGAAAATCATTTTACAACGTTAAAGCATGTTAACCTAATCAAAGTGTAAACAATTaatcgggataagtacactaatggtgccataagttgtgtacggcgctcattttggtgccaaaagtttccgtcggatcacttaagtgccaaatcggaggaaaagcgctcactttggtgccaccggcgaaagattccggccaaaataattacgtggtttttttttttttaaatcgacaaggccttaaacgacgtcgttttgccatcctacacggatggcctcacaaaaacgacaccgtttaactcattggggattgaaattagggtttcgacttggccgccgagtggccgtcgtcggggttggggttggggtcgaggtcggctgcggccgccgagtggccatcatcgaggtcgaggtcggggtcgaagctgcggccgccgagtggccatcatcgaggtcggggtcggggtcgaagctgcggtcgtcgagtggccatcgtcgggtgGTCGGGGTCGGGGTGCGAGTCGTGGCCGTcaagtggccatcgtcgggggtcggggtcggggtcgagccACGGtcgtcgagtggccatcgtcgcggtcagggtcggggtcggggtcggagctacggccgccgagtggccatcgtcggggtcggggtcggggtcggggtcggggtcgaggttgGAGCCGCTGCggttgagtggccatcgtcggggttggggtcgaggtggggtcgaagccgtggctGCCGAGCGCAAGGaccgtcgaggacggcgacggccggagattagggttttgaattgggggagacaccaaacggcgtcgttttggtgttaggatgctgaCTGTGTTCTCCGGTGAGCCACAtcagcttaaaaaattaataaaaaagtgccacgttggatttccggccaaccagatcggagttggcaccaaagtgagcgtttttcaaattttttggcacttaagtgatccaacggaaacttttggcaccaaagtgagcgccgtacacaacttatgacaccATTAGTATATTTATCCCCAATTAATCGTACACTAGAtgtaatttagaaaattttctgGGGTCACGAGTCCCAATGAATGACCAGAATATTTAATGAACATGTAAAAGCGACATTATTACATGTCCACAGAGCATAGTTAATAGGCCATTTTCTTATATGACATCAGTTTCGCCATGAGTTAGCAGTAgcatttttttccctcttaaaagaatttaatGGATTACACAAGGAGACTTGCGCTGCAAAACTTGCTATCTCGTGAGTCAATGTCAGATGTGTCAtcagaataaaagaaaacaccAACGTCTTTCGACGTGCCGTTCTcttgtgtttgtttttttgctttcaACAAAGGGAGTGCCGGTTTTAACTCTGCATTTTACCGCATTTGGGACCATCCACCAACTCATTAATCATATTGTTATTGCGAGATTTTGTGagataaatattaattatttaaaaaaatattgcaattttagaattttaaattattagatgaagacatgatttgataatttaaatattctattacTTAATTTAAATACTCTACTATTTTCTCTCATGCTGAGTAGTATAGTCTTTTGACTAGTAGTGTGCACCACCCACTGGGCAAGTTGTAGTTATTAGAGGAGATTATGGTGTGTTCATCATTTATGTGATGCAAGATTCGGTAATTGACCCAtgttcattttatttcaatGTTGTGACGGAACTGTTCTTGTGGGAAGAGAGcatgattatcacaaaaattTGTGCTTTATTATTCTACTTTGTTGTTTGGGATTAGCTTTATTTGGAATTATCATGTATGATTTTGAGTTCTTGAAATATGAATGAGATATTTGCTTtcgataaaaaataaaataaaatggaaggcgtttttttttcttccagcATGAAATCTTAGGATGTAAAGTGTAATTTGTTAAAGGATTGTTGTTAGGTGCATCGCCAGTGGAAGAAATCACTTACATATTCATTGTAGGATGAATGACATGCGTTTTTATTGTTAATTTTGTAATCGGATTTTTCCACTTGTGAACCATTTAATCGTGACTGTGTAAATTATTTCTTACAACGGTAGTAAACTTGAAGAAGGTTGCATGTGAAATAGAGGATGAAGCATGagcttaaaaatgatttttattgtgTTTGCCAAAAGTTCGGAAAATGTGCAAGCATCTACTATAAAATCCGAAATAGGCCACGAGGGTGGGCTCTTGGGGGGCATTTAAAATTGTCGCTTAACTTTATGATGGTAGATAAATACACGTGGGATTCCATTCAGATGGGGCATGTCAATTATGTATTGAAGCaaagcaataaaaattaaactcgAGGTGTCACGCGTGATATTTTTCTAATCTAACATGCTATCATAATGTTGCTAAATATGTGTCATCATTCAGAGATGCACCACGAAGATATCTTACATAATAGAAATATACAATCTGACACAACATGCGTGATGTATTTTTATATGGTAAGTTCCATATAAGCTAATTCACTAAATAGTATTACTTTGCTACTCTATTCAAATGAATGATCAAAAACTTAAAATCTTAATTGAGCAAATTGAAACAGGAgaaattttttatctaaaaCTATGAAATAAACTTGCCACACTGCCGTAATCTCCACCTACCACGCAAGAAAACGCTAAAAGTAGCAGCAAGCACTTTGTGCATTCTTGGATTATATATACAAGTCATTATCTATGTTATTTCTCATTTGGGAATATGTATGAGCTAGTGACAAGGACAAATTCGCTCATGACTGCTATATAAGTTGAATTGAGGTGCTAATGCCTGTCATCACCAAGACATCAAGCACAAACAGTATGAGGATGTTCGTAGTAAAatacctcttcttcttccttgtcctAATTACATTTTCACCTATTTTTGCTACGAGAACACCATTCAAAAAGAGTGAACCACGCAAAAGGATAGTCCTGTACTACCACGACCTCCTCTTCAGAGGCAACTATACAGCCAATGCGACATCCGCAGAGGTGACCAAGCCGACCGGGCTTGGCCAATTCATGCAAGGCCTGATGGTCGTGTTCGACGACCCGGTCACGGAAGACCAGCACCTACACTCGACTCCGGTGGCACGAGCTGAGGGTCTCTACTTCTACAACACGAAGACCGCTTATAGTGTCTGGTTCTCATACACGTTGGTGTTCAACTCGACCGAGTACAACGGCACGATAAACATTATGGGGGCAGACATGCTGATGGAGAAGACTAGGGATCTCTCCATTGTCGGTGGCACGGGTGATTTTTTCATAGCTAGAGGAATCATGACATTCCAGACGGAGGCAATTGAAGGGTTCAAATATTTTCGCCTAAAGATGGATATCAAGTTGTATGAATGTCACTAGAAAGAAATATCAGTCCCTTATGCGTCTAGTTGTGTGAATCTTATTTTTACTTAGTACTTGCTTTTCTTGTCGCATATCTATATCTAGTTAAGAGAAAATGAAGTACCCATCTGAACTTTCCATCGTGGTTATGGTCTTAATTCATCGTCATCGTTATGGGAACACTGCAATCTTTTGCCTTATGTTAAGATTATCAGAACATCTAAAGCAGTACTTTTTCTTTATCACAGTACGATCCTCGAGCCCCCCTCTTGTATCACAATCTGGACCTCGAATTCGTGAAAAGGAAACAGTGGTGGGGCCACAGCACacttcttcatcaaatttctcTAGTATGGACATTCGAAGTCTCCTCCATGACTCATGGGGTCAACCGGATGGAGCTTCTATGTCTTCTAAAGTAGGCAATTTAACATGTgtaccaaaaaaattttacttcATGAATTGTCACAGGTGCACACTttcgacacctaaattttgatcatcatAATTAATCATTTATAATACAAAAAATTGAGAGTCGGCtccaattcttaaacaaaaatatcattaacGTTGCTTGCATTTGCAGTATAGGCATTAGGAATGTTTTTCATTTAGTAATAATATGtccatataaattgcatttaagtCTGTCCAGTTATAAATTATTTGGATTTAGCTCAGAATGCTGAATGGGTTTAAAGGGAGGATTCTTAGGGAGAACGCTGAAAAAGGAGTTTAAGGTGTATTTTCATGATAATGCGGGATTCGATGATCGgctatcatttatttttgtttgatgttgaAACAGATCTATTCTTGTGGTGTAAGCGTGTGCTTAAATTGTGCTTTGTAGTTCTACTTTGTTGTTTGATAAATACTTTATTTTGAATATCTTATGTATCATCTTGAGATTTGAATGAGGTATTTGGTTTCAACAAAAAGTTAAAAGCTAATGAAAGGTGTCGTTTGTCTTCCGGCATGAAATCTTATGATGCAAAGTGTAattttgttaaaggattatgggTAGGTGAAGTGCTAGTGTAAGAAATCATTTACATATTCACCGTTGGATGAATGTCATATGTGTTTAGAATTAGTTTTATAATCGAATTTTTTCATGTGTAAATCATTAAATCGTGACTGCGTAAATTATTTCTTACATTGGTAGGAAACTTGAAGCAAGTTGTATGTAAGAAAGAGAGGATGAAATATGagcttaaaaatgatttttagtgtattttccaaaaagctATAAAGTTCAGAATATATGAAAACGTCTACTAAAAAAATCCGAAACAGGCCAAGAGGGTGGCCGTTGTTGGGGATATTTTAAATTCATATAGGCAAACGTAATATAATAATGTCTTAAAAAatgtgccactttttttttatgagaagcCCAACGAGGATATCTTTAAGCATAGGCATGCACAATCTGACATGACACGTGACCTATTTTTGCATGGTAAGTTCTATAAAAGCTGATTCACAATAGTTGGAAGGGAATTTTCCCACAACTCAAATCTTACGCGGGCCGGCAGATCCTCTTCCAAATAATCACTCAAGGGAGTCATTATTACGTCAAGATCCTTTATTTACTTCATCAGTCGGGTATTCATACGCTTTGATCTCAGGATGAATCTGGGCCTCTGCATAGTGGGATGTTGTAACATTTAAATATCATATTggattgacttttatttttgcttaattgaaatcttaaaactcaggcactttaatttttttggtttgaaaCACTTCGAACTTTGGCAACACTCGAATATTAGtatgttt
This region includes:
- the LOC104443111 gene encoding dirigent protein 5 translates to MPVITKTSSTNSMRMFVVKYLFFFLVLITFSPIFATRTPFKKSEPRKRIVLYYHDLLFRGNYTANATSAEVTKPTGLGQFMQGLMVVFDDPVTEDQHLHSTPVARAEGLYFYNTKTAYSVWFSYTLVFNSTEYNGTINIMGADMLMEKTRDLSIVGGTGDFFIARGIMTFQTEAIEGFKYFRLKMDIKLYECH
- the LOC120292602 gene encoding dirigent protein 5-like: MESGLASGESVLYYHDILFGGNDITNATSARATNGTGLGKFVLGMLVVFDDPITKDQHLHSTPVARAQGFYFYDMKTTYNAWFAYTLVFNSTEYKGTMNIMGADMMMEKTRDLSVVGGTGDFFMARGIATFQTDEVEGFKYFRLKMDIKLYECY